Below is a genomic region from Rhodospirillum centenum SW.
GGCCGTCATGCTGAGCGTGTCGCGGAAGGGCAGGTCGCGCGCCAGTGCCCCGTCCACCGCGACGGTCGAGAGATTGCCGGGCAGGCAGCCGAAATGGATGAACAGTTCGTTCGCCGCCTCGCCGTCGTAGAACCCGCTCGGCAGCCCGTCATAGTGGCGCGGCCGGTCGATGGCCCTGCCACCGTCGTCGATGGTGCAGCCCCGGAAGAAGCAGAAGGAGAACCGGCCCAGCGCAGGGCCGGCCACGGCCTCCAGCCGGGCCAGCAGGCCGGGCCGCATGATGTCGTCCTGGCAGAAGATCTGCACCAGATCGCCGTCGGTGTGGCGGATCGCGTTGTTCAGGTTCGTGAAGATGCCGGGACGGTCCGGGTTGCGCACCACCCGCACCCACGGATGGCGCGCGGCGAAGCCGGTCACGGTCTCCCATGTGGCGTCCTGGGACGGATCGTAGCTGATCACCAGCTCATCCGGCGGGCGGGTCTGGGCGGCGATGCCGTCCAGGCAGGCCCCGAGATGCCGGGCGCCCTCGTAGACCGGCATGGCAACCGAGATGCGGAGGGGATGCGGCATCTGGGCGTTCCGGCGTCCGGCAGAGCGTCAGCGGCACGCCGATTGACGCGCCGGAGCAGTCTTCATACTCTTTATCTACTTCGGCAGGATGTTTTCCGCAACGTGGATATTCTGCCTGGACCGCCATCCGAAGACTGGGGCGACCCCCGGGGACCGTTTTTGCTGAACGATGCGGAGGGGAAGGAGGGTTTTCCCTGCGCCCCGCCCGGCGCAACTCTGCGCGTGCTGCCGGCCGGGCGGGTGGATATTCTATCCCCGCCCGGAACCGTCCCGTGCACGGCAGAGCCCACCCCGCCTGCCCCCACACCGCTCCGTCCCAGTTCCCGCCCTGCCCGGACACGTCCATGCCCCGCCTCATCGACTGCTTCATCTTCTTCAATGAACTGGACGTGCTGGAGATCCGCCTGCGCGAACTGGCCGGGGTGGTCGATCGCTTCGTGCTGGTCGAGGCCACGCACAGCTTCCGGGGCCACCCCAAGGATCTGGTCTTCGCCGCCAACCGGGCGCGGTTCGCTCCCTACCTCGACAGGATCACCCATGTCGTCGTTGACGACATGCCCTGCGATCCCGACCCCTGGGTGAACGAGAGATTCCAGCGCAACGCCATCGCCCGGGGTCTTCACGGCGCAGCCCCCGACGACATCGTCGTCGTTTCCGACGTGGACGAAATCCCGCGCGCCTCCGTTATGGCGGAGCTGCGCGGCACTCCCTTCAAGGCCGCCGGGCTGCGCAT
It encodes:
- a CDS encoding glycosyltransferase family 2 protein, yielding MPHPLRISVAMPVYEGARHLGACLDGIAAQTRPPDELVISYDPSQDATWETVTGFAARHPWVRVVRNPDRPGIFTNLNNAIRHTDGDLVQIFCQDDIMRPGLLARLEAVAGPALGRFSFCFFRGCTIDDGGRAIDRPRHYDGLPSGFYDGEAANELFIHFGCLPGNLSTVAVDGALARDLPFRDTLSMTADFMMWLDLVARRPFLFLDESLVDLRAHAGRATFVLGRDLRMIREDRPVLETLIDRSARPGPARSLLLSHRGVQYVSWIAHAARHGDWAAALGGIALLRRSWGLFPVLWRYLVRLGGRADPLGLGRQRRDLIRRLSDGVSPPAGSPSLLDHRGL